TCGCCCGTTACCGTCCCGACGAGTGCATTCATTTCATCTAATAGACTGAAAATGCCTTTCGCTGAAGTAGCGGTCGTCTGGGAAAGCTGACGGATTTCCTCTGCAACGACGGAAAAGCCGCGACCAGCAGCCCCTGCACGAGCCGCTTCGAGGACGGCATTCAAGCCGAGTACATTGGAGCGCGTCGAGATATTGCGGATCAATTCGTTGATCTGGGTCGTTTCTGCAATTTTCAGCCCTAATTGACCGGCTGCATCACTCAGCGTGTGGCTCGCTTGTGCCAAATGGTCTGCGTCCGTTGCCAGACTTTCTGTGTGCTGCGTGATATTTTCCAGCGCGTCCGTCAAGTTTTGAGCCAAGCCGTGCAAGCGATCCTCTTGATCGGTCGTCACGCCTGTCGCCAAGCATCCGACTACCTGCCCGTTTTCAACAAGCGGGTAACCGACTGCGATATACGGGACGCCGTATAGCTCTTTGGAAATCTTCTTCACGACCCTCTTCCCCTCTTTTACCGCCGTCGCATTGATACTCCCCGGGCGCAATTCATCTCCTACTCGAATCCCCAGGTTCAAGCCCTGTGCCGGATAATAGGCGAGAAACTTCTCTTTGTCAGTGACTCCTACCATACATTCGGACAAAA
The window above is part of the Brevibacillus brevis NBRC 100599 genome. Proteins encoded here:
- a CDS encoding methyl-accepting chemotaxis protein, translating into MSQLLNSVLMVAPILQKAFLSECMVGVTDKEKFLAYYPAQGLNLGIRVGDELRPGSINATAVKEGKRVVKKISKELYGVPYIAVGYPLVENGQVVGCLATGVTTDQEDRLHGLAQNLTDALENITQHTESLATDADHLAQASHTLSDAAGQLGLKIAETTQINELIRNISTRSNVLGLNAVLEAARAGAAGRGFSVVAEEIRQLSQTTATSAKGIFSLLDEMNALVGTVTGEMEKTMNHSVQQSTRIQELDAVMQELRHMAEQLKKAADITGRGE